In Mercurialis annua linkage group LG6, ddMerAnnu1.2, whole genome shotgun sequence, the following are encoded in one genomic region:
- the LOC126685802 gene encoding uncharacterized protein LOC126685802 gives MKHLIRTLFSRTSLLSISSPTNSASRRLCLNTTRRFRNNSYYHSRLLTFSPYLNTTHRRLFNTHTTNPHHKNGGTTEDETSEEGETDGWEEEEEDVEPQIGDGGDGGGVVLQGVPWGERALAVAREVLSQSGDGIELFAFKTTPRGYVYVRLDKLANEYGCPSMEELESYCREYKKRLEEVGALGEIPDNLALDVSSPGAERLLKVPDDLYRFKDMPMRVCYVEDVEKKDGVFFLDSIEKESEICVWKLADVKENRDPESKGRPLNRKMRDWRLKVPFKMHRLVTFYVEF, from the exons ATGAAACATCTGATACGAACTCTTTTTTCTCGCACATCTCTGCTCTCCATTTCTTCTCCTACAAATTCAGCTTCTAGACGCCTTTGTCTCAACACGACTCGTCGTTTTCGCAACAACTCCTATTATCATAGTCGTTTACTTACCTTCTCTCCTTATTTGAACACTACTCATCGTCGGCTCTTCAACACTCACACCACTAATCCTCATCATAAAAATGGCGGCACCACAGAAGATGAAACGAGCGAAGAGGGAGAAACAGATGGATGggaagaggaggaggaggatgtAGAGCCCCAG ATTGGTGATGGTGGAGATGGCGGTGGAGTTGTCTTGCAAGGCGTTCCGTGGGGCGAACGGGCTCTTGCTGTTGCCCGTGAGGTCTTGTCGCAGTCTGGCGATGGCATTGAACTCTTTGCTTTCAAGACTACTCCTCGCGGATATGTTTATGTCAGGCTGGATAAACTGGCTAACGA ATACGGGTGTCCTAGCATGGAGGAGCTCGAAAGCTACTGTCGAGAATACAAGAAAAGATTGGAGGAAGTTGGAGCACTTGGAGAAATACCTGACAATTTGGCTCTTGAT GTATCATCTCCTGGTGCGGAGAGGTTATTAAAGGTACCGGATGATTTATATCGTTTCAAAGATATGCCTATGAGAGTATGCTATGTTGAAGATGTTGAAAAAAAAGATGGAGTCTTCTTTCTGGATTCTATTGAAAAAGAATCAGAGATTTGTGTGTGGAAGCTGGCAGATGTGAAGGAGAACAGGGACCCTGAAAGCAAAGGCAGACCATTAAACCGTAAAATGAGAGATTGGAGACTAAAAGTGCCATTCAAAATGCATAGGTTGGTAACTTTTTATGTCGAATTCTGA
- the LOC126687582 gene encoding uncharacterized protein LOC126687582, whose translation MNQTLQIFMLGMTFADAKEAREALAKYTVSVDRRLKIRPNEPGRIIAKCVKNKGCDFLVFISKDGKNPSLVVKNLQLEHNCYRTFKNPIVTTIFLANHFKPLIYKNHETTVKELMNLAELQMKVKVSHIMCKRAKRIIKQRLYGSYVKEFECLEAYATALKRSNSRSSVEIELCRDNLRVGRRVFRHMFICFSASIGKDADDQIYPITWAVIDTENTRNWRWFLQMLGQELDLSNGSEITLIYDMQKGLIEDVKELLSNAEYRWCARHIWAN comes from the exons ATGAATCAGACACTCCAAATTTTCATGCTAGGAATGACTTTTGCAGATGCAAAAGAGGCAAGAGAAGCCTTAGCTAAGTACACAGTTTCTGTGGATAGGAGGTTGAAAATTAGACCTAATGAACCAGGCCGTATCATAGCTAAGTGTGTCAAAAATAAAGGTTGTGACTTCCTGGTGTTCATTTCAAAAGATGGGAAGAATCCTAGTTTGGTGGTTAAGAACTTGCAGCTAGAGCATAACTGTTACAGAACCTTTAAGAATCCAATAGTGACAACAATTTTTTTGGCAAACCACTTCAAACCTTTAATTTATAAGAATCATGAGACTACTGTCAAGGAACTTATGAACCTGGCTGAGCTACAAATGAAGGTGAAAGTTTCACATATTATGTGCAAGAGGGCAAAGAGAATAATTAAACAAAGATTATATGGCAGTTATGTGAAAGAGTTTGAGTGCTTGGAGGCTTATGCAACAGccctaaaaaggtcaaactctaGGTCCTCAGTAGAAATAGAACTTTGCAGGGACAACTTGAGAGTTGGAAGAAGAGTTTTCAGGCATATGTTCATATGCTTTTCAGCAT CAATTGGGAAGGATGCTGATGATCAGATATATCCAATAACATGGGCTGTAATAGATACTGAGAATACAAGAAATTGGAGATGGTTCTTGCAAATGCTGGGGCAGGAACTTGACCTTAGTAATGGGTCAGaaattacattaatttatgACATGCAAAAG GGACTTATTGAGGATGTGAAAGAGCTGCTTTCTAATGCTGAATATAGGTGGTGTGCAAGGCACATTTGGGCAAACTAG